The proteins below are encoded in one region of Bacillus vallismortis:
- the glgP gene encoding glycogen phosphorylase GlgP, whose product MFSSKERFAALFLKRLEMTCGKSFKDSAKLDQYKTLGNMVREYISANWIQTNEKSRSNSGKQTYYLSIEFLLGQLLEQNVMNLGVRDVVEAGLKDIGIELEEILQIESDAGLGNGGLGRLAACFLDSLASLNLPGHGMGIRYKHGLFEQKIVDGHQVELPEQWLKNGNVWEVRNADQAVDVPFWGEVHVTQQNGRLHFRHEQATIVTAVPYDIPIIGYETGTVNTLRLWNAEPYAHYHGGNILSYKRETEAVSEFLYPDDTHDEGKILRLKQQYFLVCASLKSIVNNYRKTNKSLSGLHKKISIHINDTHPALAVPELMRILLDEENMSWDEAWHITVHTISYTNHTTLSEALEKWPIHLFKPLLPRMYMIIEEINERFCHAVWEKYPGDWKRIEDMAITAHGVVKMAHLAIVGSYSVNGVAKIHSDILKKREMHNFHLLFPNRFNNKTNGIAHRRWLLKANPGLSAIITEAIGNQWIKDPESLLQLEPYAFDPAFIEQFQNNKSRKKQELADLIFCTAGVVVDPDSIFDVQVKRLHAYKRQLLNVLHIMYLYNRLKEDSGFSIYPQTFIFGAKASPSYYYAKKIIKLIHSVAEKVNYDPEVKQLIKIVFLENYRVSMAERIFPASDISEQISTASKEASGTGNMKFMMNGALTIGTHDGANIEILERVGPDCIYTFGLKADAVLSYQENGGYRSREYYQHDRRIRQVADQLINGFFEGEADEFESIYDSLLPHNDEYFVLKDFSSYADAQERIQADYRDRRTWSGRSIVNIAHSGYFSSDRTIREYAKDIWRIRPMM is encoded by the coding sequence ATGTTCTCGAGTAAAGAACGTTTTGCAGCCTTATTTTTAAAGCGTCTGGAAATGACGTGTGGAAAAAGCTTTAAAGACTCTGCCAAGCTGGATCAATACAAAACGTTAGGCAATATGGTCAGAGAGTATATCAGCGCTAATTGGATCCAGACGAATGAAAAAAGCAGGTCCAACTCCGGGAAACAGACATATTATTTGTCAATCGAATTTCTGCTCGGTCAGCTCCTTGAACAAAATGTAATGAATCTTGGCGTTCGTGATGTTGTGGAAGCAGGCTTAAAGGATATTGGCATCGAATTAGAGGAGATCCTTCAGATAGAGAGCGATGCAGGTCTAGGCAATGGCGGGCTTGGGCGCTTGGCTGCTTGCTTTTTAGATTCTCTCGCTTCATTAAACCTGCCTGGACATGGAATGGGCATTCGTTATAAGCACGGCTTGTTTGAGCAAAAAATTGTTGACGGCCATCAAGTGGAGCTGCCTGAGCAATGGCTGAAAAACGGGAATGTATGGGAAGTAAGAAATGCGGATCAGGCTGTTGACGTGCCATTTTGGGGCGAGGTGCATGTGACACAACAAAACGGGCGTCTGCATTTTCGTCACGAGCAAGCTACAATCGTCACCGCTGTTCCTTACGATATACCGATTATTGGCTATGAAACGGGGACAGTCAATACGTTGAGGTTATGGAATGCCGAGCCCTATGCGCATTATCATGGCGGCAATATCTTGTCTTATAAGCGGGAAACAGAAGCTGTTTCTGAATTTTTATATCCTGACGACACTCATGACGAGGGGAAAATTTTACGGCTGAAGCAGCAGTATTTTTTAGTTTGCGCAAGCTTAAAAAGCATTGTGAATAATTACCGAAAAACAAATAAATCTTTATCCGGGCTGCATAAAAAAATCAGCATTCATATTAATGACACGCATCCTGCGCTGGCAGTGCCTGAGCTGATGCGGATTCTGCTCGATGAAGAGAACATGAGCTGGGATGAGGCCTGGCATATCACCGTACATACGATTTCATATACAAATCATACGACATTGTCAGAAGCGCTGGAGAAATGGCCGATTCATTTGTTTAAGCCGCTGCTTCCGCGAATGTATATGATTATCGAAGAGATCAATGAAAGGTTTTGCCATGCGGTCTGGGAAAAGTATCCCGGGGACTGGAAAAGAATAGAGGACATGGCGATTACGGCGCATGGTGTTGTCAAAATGGCCCACCTGGCCATAGTGGGCAGCTACAGTGTAAACGGCGTTGCCAAAATTCATTCCGATATTTTAAAGAAAAGGGAGATGCACAACTTTCATTTGCTGTTTCCAAATCGTTTTAACAATAAGACGAATGGAATTGCCCACAGGCGCTGGCTGCTAAAAGCAAATCCCGGCTTGTCTGCGATCATCACGGAGGCGATCGGCAATCAATGGATCAAAGATCCGGAATCACTGCTTCAATTAGAACCGTATGCTTTTGATCCAGCTTTTATTGAACAGTTTCAAAACAACAAAAGCAGGAAAAAACAAGAGCTTGCTGATTTGATTTTTTGTACGGCGGGGGTGGTTGTGGACCCTGACAGCATATTTGACGTTCAGGTAAAACGGCTTCATGCATATAAACGGCAGCTGCTGAATGTTCTTCATATTATGTATTTGTATAATCGGCTCAAAGAGGACTCGGGATTTTCCATTTACCCGCAAACCTTTATTTTTGGAGCAAAGGCTTCACCAAGCTATTATTATGCCAAGAAAATCATTAAGCTCATCCATTCTGTCGCTGAAAAGGTCAACTATGACCCGGAAGTCAAACAGCTGATCAAGATTGTTTTTTTGGAAAATTACAGAGTGTCTATGGCTGAGCGGATTTTTCCGGCTTCAGATATAAGTGAACAAATTTCAACGGCGAGCAAGGAAGCGTCAGGCACAGGAAATATGAAGTTTATGATGAACGGGGCTTTGACAATCGGCACTCATGACGGCGCAAATATTGAGATTCTTGAGCGGGTGGGGCCTGATTGTATTTACACATTCGGTTTAAAGGCGGATGCCGTTCTATCGTACCAGGAAAACGGCGGCTATAGATCGAGGGAATATTATCAGCATGACCGCAGAATCAGACAGGTGGCGGATCAGCTGATCAACGGTTTTTTTGAAGGGGAAGCAGATGAATTTGAATCGATTTATGACTCGCTGCTTCCGCATAATGATGAGTATTTTGTGCTAAAGGATTTCAGCTCATATGCAGATGCGCAAGAGCGTATTCAAGCTGATTATCGCGATCGGAGGACATGGTCTGGGCGTTCGATTGTAAACATTGCCCATTCTGGATATTTCTCAAGCGACCGCACGATCCGCGAATATGCGAAAGACATTTGGAGAATCCGCCCGATGATGTGA
- a CDS encoding TspO/MBR family protein → MKKIIGAIAVFVITYALFSAADYLFPIDQEWYNSLKKPDWTPPGSAIGIIWAILFALISLSAAIVYAAFSFQDAKRFWLMLLINYVFNQAFSYFQFTQKNLLAASIDSLLVALTAFILMIIVKKYSRAASYLLLPYVLWSAFATFLSFTIYSMNL, encoded by the coding sequence ATGAAGAAAATAATCGGCGCCATAGCGGTTTTTGTGATTACTTACGCGCTGTTTTCAGCCGCAGACTACCTGTTTCCGATTGACCAAGAATGGTACAATTCACTGAAAAAACCGGACTGGACGCCACCCGGGTCTGCGATCGGCATCATTTGGGCGATCCTGTTTGCCCTGATCTCCCTTTCAGCTGCCATTGTGTACGCCGCATTTTCATTTCAAGATGCGAAGCGCTTTTGGCTTATGCTTTTGATTAATTATGTGTTTAATCAGGCATTCAGCTATTTTCAATTTACCCAAAAGAATTTGCTGGCTGCGTCGATTGACAGCCTGCTCGTCGCGCTAACAGCATTCATATTAATGATTATAGTAAAAAAATACAGCAGAGCCGCAAGCTATCTTCTTTTGCCCTATGTTTTATGGAGTGCGTTTGCGACATTCTTATCCTTTACAATCTATTCGATGAATCTGTAA
- a CDS encoding yteA family sporulation protein → MLTKDQLQHLKHELEQTKENILNRFKDNDHFQLNSAFPYDSMGELSAYDNHPGDHATELYEREKDIALDLHEREHLRDIEHSLKAIENGTYGICEVSGKEIPYERLEALPTATTLAEYSSQDVISRDRPIEEETPFGQFEFDDDEEIRAPYDSEDSYQDVEKYGNSQTPQDMENPPLSYDDMTMNAEENIGNTESYENFIATDITGKEITVYQSRAHERYEEELDEEGIMTTFGDLHAD, encoded by the coding sequence ATGCTTACAAAAGACCAGCTTCAGCATTTGAAACATGAACTGGAACAAACAAAAGAAAATATCTTAAACCGCTTTAAAGACAATGACCATTTTCAGCTCAATTCAGCCTTTCCGTATGATTCAATGGGTGAACTTTCAGCTTATGACAACCACCCAGGAGATCATGCAACAGAACTTTATGAACGTGAAAAGGACATCGCTCTCGACTTGCATGAGCGAGAGCACCTCCGGGACATTGAGCATTCATTGAAGGCGATAGAAAACGGTACGTACGGTATTTGTGAAGTCAGCGGAAAGGAAATCCCATACGAACGTCTTGAAGCGCTTCCGACCGCCACGACGCTCGCAGAGTATTCGTCACAGGATGTCATTTCCAGAGATAGGCCGATCGAAGAAGAAACACCTTTCGGGCAATTTGAATTTGACGATGATGAAGAAATCAGGGCGCCATATGACAGTGAAGATTCCTACCAGGACGTCGAAAAATACGGAAACTCACAAACACCACAGGATATGGAAAACCCGCCTCTCAGCTACGATGATATGACGATGAATGCCGAAGAAAATATCGGCAATACGGAATCATACGAAAATTTCATCGCAACAGATATCACAGGCAAAGAAATTACGGTCTATCAAAGCAGAGCCCATGAGCGTTATGAGGAAGAACTCGACGAAGAGGGAATCATGACAACATTCGGCGATCTTCACGCTGATTGA
- a CDS encoding isochorismate synthase, whose translation MVTTVQRTFRKEVLHALHKAKEVNHAVLISYSRQIESLDPLSFFNYGAKKYTGNRFFWSDPESELTIVGLGKEAVFQTNQKNSKRYREVFEQWERFKKTAFHICEEEKLQHSAVGPVLFGGFSFDPCEERGTQWDHFSEGDFFVPALMLTMTAEGSFLTVNRWVSGKENAEAVLEGLQAFAGEFMVPDSNVEDQAVIAASEELDKDDWLKAIETATSQIKEKQYDKVVLARELLLTFDGTVQIEPVLKTLLNDQQTSYVFAIEQEGKTFVGASPERLIKRDGGTVMSSCLAGSIKRGTDEEEDRRIGLTLLNDEKNLLEHDIVVGMIQNAFESSCSEIEKPDGPVLYKTKSVQHLFTPIVGQLRESASLFDLIEKLHPTPALGGAPQKKAVEVIREIEPLSRGWYAAPIGWIDSQDNGEFAVAIRSGLIEGRRARLFAGCGIVEDSEPQSEYEETQIKLKPMISALGGERH comes from the coding sequence ATGGTGACAACGGTGCAGCGTACGTTCCGAAAGGAAGTTCTACATGCATTACATAAAGCCAAAGAAGTCAACCATGCTGTCTTAATAAGCTATTCGAGACAAATCGAGTCTCTTGACCCTCTATCATTTTTCAACTACGGAGCAAAAAAATATACAGGCAATCGATTTTTTTGGTCAGATCCTGAAAGTGAATTGACAATAGTCGGTCTTGGCAAAGAAGCGGTTTTCCAGACAAATCAAAAAAACAGCAAGCGGTATCGCGAGGTTTTTGAACAATGGGAGCGCTTTAAAAAGACGGCTTTTCATATTTGTGAAGAAGAAAAGCTGCAGCATTCTGCAGTGGGACCTGTGTTATTCGGAGGATTTTCTTTTGACCCTTGCGAAGAACGAGGTACACAATGGGACCATTTCTCGGAAGGGGATTTCTTTGTGCCGGCGCTTATGCTGACGATGACTGCCGAAGGCTCGTTCTTAACAGTCAACAGATGGGTAAGCGGAAAGGAAAACGCAGAGGCAGTTTTGGAAGGCTTACAAGCTTTTGCCGGCGAATTTATGGTTCCTGATTCAAACGTAGAAGATCAGGCTGTGATAGCAGCATCAGAAGAGCTGGATAAGGACGATTGGCTGAAAGCAATCGAAACGGCAACAAGCCAAATTAAAGAAAAACAATATGATAAGGTGGTTCTAGCCCGAGAGCTGTTACTCACGTTTGACGGCACGGTCCAAATTGAACCGGTGCTTAAAACCCTTCTGAACGATCAGCAGACAAGCTATGTTTTTGCAATCGAACAGGAAGGGAAAACCTTTGTCGGCGCGTCTCCGGAAAGACTGATCAAACGAGACGGCGGCACTGTCATGTCTTCTTGTCTGGCCGGTTCCATTAAACGCGGCACTGATGAAGAAGAAGACCGCCGGATAGGCCTTACATTATTAAACGATGAAAAAAATCTGCTGGAGCATGATATTGTGGTAGGCATGATCCAAAACGCTTTTGAATCAAGCTGCTCCGAGATCGAAAAGCCTGACGGACCTGTATTGTACAAAACGAAAAGCGTTCAGCACTTATTTACGCCGATTGTTGGACAGCTTCGTGAGTCGGCTTCGCTCTTTGACCTCATTGAGAAACTGCATCCGACACCGGCTCTTGGGGGAGCGCCTCAGAAGAAAGCTGTTGAAGTGATCAGAGAGATCGAACCGTTATCCCGAGGATGGTATGCGGCTCCTATCGGCTGGATTGACAGCCAGGATAACGGAGAATTCGCAGTGGCTATACGTTCAGGGCTGATCGAGGGCAGAAGAGCAAGGCTGTTTGCTGGCTGCGGTATTGTGGAAGACTCGGAACCGCAGTCTGAATATGAAGAAACGCAGATTAAACTGAAGCCGATGATCTCTGCATTAGGAGGTGAGAGGCATTGA
- the menD gene encoding 2-succinyl-5-enolpyruvyl-6-hydroxy-3-cyclohexene-1-carboxylic-acid synthase encodes MTANPITHYIGSFIDEFALSGITDAVVCPGSRSTPLAILAAAHPDISVHVQIDERSAGFFALGLAKAKQRPVLLICTSGTAAANFYPAVIEAHYSRVPIIVLTADRPHELREVGAPQAINQHFLFGNFVKFFTDSALPEASPHMLRYIRTLAGRAAGESQKRPMGPVHVNVPLREPLMPDLSDEPFGRMKTDRHVSVKTGIQSVDRESLSDVAAMLAGAEKGIIVCGELHSDTDKDTIIALSKALQYPILADPLSNLRNGAHDKSTVIDAYDSFLKDDELKSKLRPDVVIRFGPMPVSKPVFIWLKDDPAIEQIVIDEDGGWRDPTQASAHMIHCNASVFSEAIMAYADTARSSEWLEKWQLVNGRFREHLQTISSEEVSFEGNLYRILQHLVPENSSLFVGNSMPIRDVDTFFEKQERSFRILSNRGANGIDGVVSSAMGVCEGTKAPVTLVIGDLSFYHDLNGLLAAKKLGIPLTVILVNNNGGGIFSFLPQASEKAHFEDLFGTPTGLDFKHAAALYGGTYSCPASWDEFKAAYTPQADKPGLHLIEIKTDRQSRVQLHRDMLNEAVREVKKQWEL; translated from the coding sequence TTGACAGCCAACCCGATAACTCATTACATTGGAAGTTTTATTGATGAATTCGCCCTTTCCGGAATTACAGACGCCGTCGTTTGCCCGGGCTCAAGATCCACACCGCTGGCTATTCTTGCAGCCGCGCATCCCGATATCAGCGTCCATGTCCAAATAGATGAAAGATCTGCCGGGTTTTTTGCTCTTGGGCTGGCAAAAGCAAAGCAGCGCCCTGTGCTTTTGATTTGCACATCAGGAACAGCCGCGGCCAACTTTTATCCGGCTGTGATTGAAGCCCATTATTCAAGAGTGCCTATTATTGTGTTAACTGCTGATCGGCCTCACGAGTTGCGTGAAGTAGGCGCGCCGCAGGCTATAAATCAGCACTTCTTATTCGGTAACTTTGTTAAGTTTTTCACAGACTCAGCTCTTCCAGAAGCGTCTCCGCATATGCTGAGATATATCCGAACGCTGGCCGGCCGCGCCGCCGGAGAATCACAAAAGCGCCCGATGGGGCCTGTGCATGTGAATGTGCCGTTGCGCGAACCGCTTATGCCCGATCTTTCGGATGAGCCGTTTGGAAGAATGAAAACAGACCGTCACGTGTCTGTGAAAACGGGTATACAATCTGTTGACCGCGAATCTCTGTCTGATGTGGCTGCGATGCTGGCTGGGGCTGAAAAAGGAATAATCGTCTGCGGGGAGCTCCACAGTGATACGGATAAGGACACTATTATTGCGCTGTCAAAGGCGCTTCAGTATCCGATTTTAGCCGACCCGCTGTCTAATCTGCGGAACGGTGCTCATGATAAAAGCACTGTCATTGATGCGTATGATTCATTTTTAAAAGATGATGAACTGAAATCGAAATTGCGTCCTGATGTTGTCATCCGTTTTGGGCCGATGCCTGTTTCAAAACCGGTTTTCATATGGCTGAAGGATGATCCGGCGATCGAGCAGATTGTGATTGATGAGGATGGAGGGTGGAGAGACCCAACCCAGGCTAGCGCGCATATGATTCACTGTAATGCGTCTGTTTTTTCCGAAGCGATCATGGCTTATGCCGACACCGCCAGATCATCAGAATGGCTGGAGAAATGGCAGCTTGTCAATGGGCGGTTCCGTGAGCATCTGCAAACAATCAGCAGTGAAGAGGTTTCGTTTGAAGGCAATCTCTATCGAATCCTGCAGCATCTCGTCCCTGAAAACAGCTCGCTGTTTGTCGGAAACAGCATGCCGATCAGAGATGTTGATACGTTTTTTGAAAAGCAGGAACGCTCTTTCCGGATTCTATCAAACCGGGGCGCAAATGGAATAGACGGTGTTGTCTCCTCTGCCATGGGGGTATGTGAAGGAACAAAAGCGCCTGTTACACTCGTGATTGGTGATTTATCTTTTTATCACGATTTGAACGGACTGCTGGCGGCCAAAAAGCTGGGCATTCCTCTTACTGTGATTCTCGTGAATAATAATGGCGGAGGGATTTTCTCATTTCTGCCACAGGCTTCTGAGAAGGCACATTTTGAAGATTTGTTCGGTACGCCGACAGGGCTTGATTTCAAGCATGCGGCTGCATTATACGGCGGAACATATTCATGTCCGGCCTCATGGGATGAATTCAAAGCAGCTTACACGCCGCAGGCAGACAAACCCGGACTCCATTTGATAGAAATCAAAACGGATCGCCAATCGAGAGTTCAGCTCCATCGCGATATGCTGAATGAGGCTGTGCGGGAAGTGAAAAAACAATGGGAACTGTAA
- the menH gene encoding 2-succinyl-6-hydroxy-2,4-cyclohexadiene-1-carboxylate synthase has protein sequence MGTVNITVSDGVRYAVTDERPNASEAIVCLHGFTGSKQSWTFLDGLLPESRLIKMDCLGHGDTDAPLNGKRYSTSRQVSDLAEIFDELKLHKVKLIGYSMGGRLAYSFAMTYPERVSALVLESTTPGFKTLEERRDRIMRDRKLADFILRDGIKAFVQYWEGIPLFSSQRRLAEDVRHRIRSGRLRNNEIGLANSLIGMGTGSQPSWWNRVEDLTMPVLLICGEWDEKFCAINQEVHKKLPSSKIEIVPNAGHTVHVEQPRLFGKKVSGFLTSF, from the coding sequence ATGGGAACTGTAAACATAACCGTTTCAGACGGTGTCCGATATGCTGTGACAGACGAGCGGCCGAATGCTTCCGAAGCCATCGTCTGTCTGCACGGGTTTACCGGCAGCAAACAATCATGGACTTTTCTTGATGGGTTGCTGCCTGAATCCCGTTTGATCAAGATGGATTGTTTAGGGCATGGTGACACAGATGCTCCGCTGAATGGGAAAAGATACAGCACAAGCCGGCAGGTTTCTGACCTTGCCGAGATATTTGATGAATTAAAACTTCACAAAGTGAAATTGATTGGGTATTCTATGGGAGGAAGGCTCGCTTATTCTTTTGCGATGACGTATCCCGAACGGGTATCGGCACTTGTGCTTGAAAGCACAACGCCGGGGTTCAAAACGCTTGAGGAACGGCGGGACAGGATCATGCGGGACCGGAAACTAGCTGATTTTATTTTGCGTGACGGGATTAAGGCATTCGTGCAGTATTGGGAGGGCATCCCTTTGTTTTCATCCCAGCGGCGGCTGGCCGAAGATGTTCGGCACAGGATACGGTCTGGCCGTTTGCGAAACAATGAGATTGGACTTGCAAACAGTTTAATCGGTATGGGCACAGGTTCCCAGCCTTCCTGGTGGAACCGTGTAGAAGACCTAACCATGCCTGTGCTTCTAATCTGCGGGGAGTGGGACGAAAAGTTTTGCGCAATCAATCAAGAGGTGCATAAGAAGCTTCCATCTAGTAAAATAGAGATTGTTCCAAACGCCGGCCATACGGTACATGTGGAACAGCCGCGTTTGTTTGGTAAAAAAGTGAGTGGGTTTTTGACAAGTTTCTAA
- the menB gene encoding 1,4-dihydroxy-2-naphthoyl-CoA synthase gives MAVEWKTERTYDEILYETYNGIAKITINRPEVHNAFTPKTVAEMIDAFARARDDQNVGVIVLAGAGDKAFCSGGDQKVRGHGGYVGDDQIPRLNVLDLQRLIRVIPKPVVAMVSGYAIGGGHVLHIVCDLTIAADNAIFGQTGPKVGSFDAGYGSGYLARIVGHKKAREIWYLCRQYNAQEALDMGLVNTVVPLEQLEEETIKWCEEMLEKSPTALRFLKAAFNADTDGLAGIQQFAGDATLLYYTTDEAKEGRDSFKEKRKPDFGQFPRFP, from the coding sequence ATGGCTGTAGAATGGAAAACTGAACGGACATACGATGAAATATTGTATGAAACGTATAATGGTATTGCAAAAATAACAATCAACCGCCCTGAGGTACATAACGCGTTTACCCCTAAAACGGTTGCTGAAATGATTGATGCGTTTGCTCGCGCGAGAGACGATCAAAATGTCGGCGTTATCGTGCTTGCCGGTGCCGGAGACAAAGCCTTTTGTTCTGGCGGAGACCAGAAAGTGCGCGGTCACGGCGGTTATGTAGGAGACGACCAAATTCCGCGTTTAAACGTACTGGATCTTCAGCGTTTAATCCGTGTCATTCCGAAACCGGTTGTCGCGATGGTGTCCGGATATGCGATCGGCGGAGGCCATGTGCTCCACATCGTATGTGACTTGACAATCGCTGCCGACAACGCGATTTTCGGACAAACAGGCCCTAAAGTGGGAAGCTTTGACGCTGGTTATGGTTCTGGCTACCTGGCTCGAATCGTAGGCCATAAAAAAGCCCGTGAAATTTGGTATCTGTGCCGTCAGTACAACGCACAGGAAGCGCTGGACATGGGCCTTGTCAACACAGTTGTTCCTTTGGAACAGCTTGAAGAAGAAACGATTAAATGGTGTGAAGAAATGCTTGAGAAAAGCCCGACCGCACTGCGCTTTCTTAAAGCTGCATTTAATGCGGATACAGACGGACTTGCTGGAATTCAGCAGTTTGCAGGGGATGCGACCCTTCTTTACTACACAACTGATGAAGCAAAAGAAGGCCGTGATTCCTTTAAGGAAAAACGCAAACCTGATTTCGGACAGTTCCCTCGTTTCCCGTGA